A stretch of DNA from Hoeflea ulvae:
ATTCCATCGGCGTGCCGATCTGTTCGACATTACCCGACCGCAGCACCACGATCCGGTCCGCCATGGTCATCGCCTCGATCTGGTCGTGGGTGACATAGACGATGGTGGAGCCCAGCCGCTGGTGCAGCGCCTTGATCTCGGCGCGCATCTTGACCCGCAGATTGGCATCCAGGTTGGAGAGCGGCTCGTCGAACAGGAAGACCTGAGGATCACGCACGATGGCGCGGCCCATGGCCACCCGCTGGCGCTGGCCGCCCGAAAGCTGTGACGGTTTGCGATCGAGAAGCGGTGTCAGCCCCAGGATCTCGGCCGATTCATTGACTTTGGCGGCGATCTCGGCCTTGGGCACCTTGCTCAGTTCAAGCGAGAACCCAAGGTTCTGCGCCACCGTCATCTGCGGATAGAGCGCGTAGTTCTGGAACACCATCGCGATATTGCGCTCCTTGGGCGAAAGCGTGTTGACCACCCTGCCGTCGATCGAAATCGTGCCCGAAGTGACATCCTCGAGCCCGGCGATCATCCGCAACAGCGTGGACTTGCCGCAGCCCGACGGCCCCACCAGGATGATGAACTCGCCATCCTTGAAGTCCATGGAAACACCATGCACCACGGGAAACGCGCCGAAACTCTTTCTCAGATCCGCGATTTCTACTGTTGCCATTTCTCAAGCCTTTTTGGTCGTCTCTGGTGGTTTTGCATGGCTCAGCCTTTCACCGCGCCCGATGTCAGGCCGCTGACGAAGTAGCGCTGGAAAATCAGGTACACGATTGTCGCCGGCAGCACCGTCATCACGATGGCCGCATTCAGCTGCCCGTAATTGTTGGAAAACTGGCCCTGGTAGGACATCAGTCCGAGCGGCAGGTTCCACATGTTCTTGTCCTGCAACAGCACCAGCGCCATGGCGAATTCGTTCCAGGTCGACACAAAATCGAGGATCAGCAGAGCGGACAGCACCGGCAGCGAGACCGGCAGAAAAATCCGCCGGAAGATGGTGAAATGGCTGGCTCCGTCGATCAGCGCGGCTTCCGTGAGCTCCTTGGGCACCGCCCGGAAGAAGCCGTGCAGGATGAACACCTGGTAGGGCACGCCGAAGGCCAGATAGGGCAGGATGATGCCGGGATAGGTGTCGATCAGGCCCATCGAATTGACCAGCGTGAACAGCGGCGCCAGCATCACCTGGAACGGGATCATGGCGCCGAACAGCACAAACACCAAGAGCAGCTTGTTCCAGCCCATATTGATCTGCGCCAGCGCATAGGCCGCCATCGCCGAGATCAGCAGGCCGAGCGGCACCTTGACCACGGTGATGACCGAGCTGTTGACGAATGTCTGGTTGAAATTGCCCTTGGCCCAGGCCACGCTGTAATTGCTCCACTGCACGTCCGCTGGAAAGGCAAAGGCGGCGGAACTGAAGATCTCGGCTTCTGATTTCAGCGAGGTGAAGGTGATGAACACCACCGGAGCCAGCCAGATCAGCGCCACGGCCACCAGCGATATCCACAGCCCGATCAGAACCGGGTCGCGGCGCTTGCGCGGGGTCTCGGTCGAAGACATGTCATCCATCATCGGACCTCCTCCTCGCGGCGTTGCGACCAGCGCATATAGGGCACGACGATCATCAGGGTGATTGCGAGCAGCACCACCGAGACGGCAGAACCGCGGCCGTAATCGAAGATCTGCATGGATTGGGTAAAGGCCCACAACGCCAGCATCTGGGTCGATTGGGCAGGCCCGCCGCCGGTCATGCCGTAGACGATGTCAAAGGCCTTGAGCGAGGAGATTGTCGAAAGCACAATGACGATGGTCATCGTCGGCCGCAACGCGGGCAAGGTCACATGCTTGAAGATCTCGCGGCGGTTGGCGCCATCGATATGGGCGGCATCGACCAGCGACTTGTCCACGCTTTGCAGACCGGCCAGAAACAGCACCATGGAAAAACCGACGCTCTGCCAGACATAGGCGACGAAGATGGAATAGAGCGCGACATCCTTGTCGCCGAGCCAGTCGACGACCCATCCGGACAGACCCATGTCGGTCAACAATTGCGTGAACAGGCCGAAGAACGGATCATACATCCAGCGCCACATGGTCGCCACCGCAATGGGCGCGATGATGACAGGCAGGTAGTAGATCGCCCGCAGCGGCGCACGCCCGATCAGCCGCTGGTTCAGACCCAGCGCCAGCAACAGCCCGAGCAGCGGCGGAAACACCACCGACAGCACCGTCCAGATCACGGTATTCTGGAACGCGACCCAGAACACCGGATCATTGTAGAGGATGTGATAGTAATTTTGCAGGCCGACCCAGTCGCGGTGATCCCGGATCCCGTTCCAGTCCTGAAAGCTCAGGATCACCACATCGATCATCGGCCAGATGGCGAAGAGGGAATAGACGGCCAGCGCCGGGGCCATCAGGACGATGGCCTGACCGCGCGGTGTTCGAAACGGATCCATTTTCGGCATGGTGAGGACTTCCAGCACATTTTCTCGGAGAGGCACTGCCCGAACGGGTTCCGCGGGGCCGGAATTGCCCCGCGGAACCCTGGTTCACGATTACCGGTTGGCGATGAACCGGGCCATCGCGTCAGCCGCTGCCTGCGGCTCCAGATTGCCCGAGGCCAGCTCGTTGATGATCCGGAAATACTCGGTCGTCACATCCAGCGGAAAGGCCTGGTCGCCATTGACGAAGGTGCCCTTGGCATTGGCAAACACGTCGAGCCACTCCTTGTGCAGCTCCAGCGCATCGTCGCCCTGCTTGACGTTGCGGTTCACCGACAATGCGCCAAAGGCACCGATATGTGCTGCCTGGAATTCGTCCGAGGTGAACATGTCGAGGAACTTCGCCGCCAGATCGGCCTTGTCCGACTTGGTCGAGATATACATGTATTCCGCAAATCCGTAGAGGCGCCCGGTGCCGGTCGGGAACGGGAACATGCCGTATTTCGACATCTCCGAATTCTCGTCGATGGTCGGCACGTGCCAGTCGCCCTCAAGCATCATGGCTGCACGGTCGGCGAACCACAGCGTTGTGGCCTGGCGGTTGTCGATGCCCATGAACGGCTTGAGGAAATGGTCGTCGGTCCACCACTTCATCTCGGTGAAGGCGGCCAGGGCGCAGGGTTCGGTGGCCCAGTCACTTTCCATGGCCATCAGCGCATCATGTTTTTCGGCGCCGCAGGTGGTTTCAAGGATCACGTCCATCAGGCGCATCACATGCCAGTTGACCGTGCCACCGAAGGTGAAGGCCGGGATCCCGGCTTCCTTCAGCTTGACCGCGGCGGCCTTGAGCTCGTCATAGCTTTGCGGTTCCCCCTCGATTCCGGCCTTGGCGAAGAGATCCTTGTTGTAATAGACGACCTCACCCGAAAAGCGGAACGGGATGCCGTGCCTGCCCTCGGCAAAGCTTTCGGTGAATGCCAGTGACGGGACCGTGAGGCGGTCGCCCCAGCCATAGCTCTCGTAATATTTCGACAGATCGGCGCTCATGCCGGCCTGGACATATTCGCCGCCCAGGCCGAGACCGGCCCAATAGGCATAGATATCGGGGCCCGTGTCGGAACCGGACGCCACGCGCAGCGCGGTCTTGTGCTCATCGGTGCCGCGCATGACGATCTCGACATCGACACCCGGATTGAGTTTCTCGAATTCGGCCTCCGCGGCTGTCAGCGCCGAAACCTGCTTTTCGGACGTGTAGTTGATGGTCCAGATCTTGAGCTCTTCGGCACCGGCCACGGCGGTTGACAGAAAAGTTGCGGCCATGAGGCCAAATAGTGTCGTTTTGAGTTTCATTGTCATTCCTCCCAGATTGATTGAAGTCAAAAGTCGAGTGTCCTACCTCTTCCCTAGTGATCACTTCGCATGCGTTGGTCTTGCCGCGCTTTCCTCCCTCACCAGTTGGCGATTGTTCCGTCCGGCAGGATCGCATCCAACGCCAGAATCCGCTCCTGTCTGAACGGGTGCCTTGCAGCCTCGGTCTCGTCGATCTCGATGCCTGTTCCCGGCGCGTCGGGTAACTGCCAGCAGCCATCCACCAGACTGACCGGATAGGCAGAACAGATGTCCTCGAACCAGGGGACCAGGCCGGAGCATTCTTCCTGGATGACGAAATTGGTGGTCGCCGCATCGAACTGCAGCGCAACGGCGCTGGCCACCGGGCCCATCGGGTTGTGCGGACAGATGCCGACATTGCGCGCCTCCGCAATCGCCGCGATCCGGCGGGCGCCGGAAAACCCCATGCAGTGCGCAAGGTCGGGCTGCACATAGGTGACGGCGTCCTGCTCAACCAGGTCCGAAAACTGCTCGGGCTGCAAGAGCCGTTCTCCCGTTGCCAGCGGGCATCCGACCTGCCGGTTCAACTCGGCCATCAGCCGGGCATTGCCGGGCTGGATCGGTTCTTCCACGAACAGCGGCGCGATCGGCGCAATCACATCGATAAAGGCCTTGGCAGCACGTGTGGATTCGGGCCGGCCGTGAAAATCGGTCATCAGGGCGATGTCGTCTCCCACCCGCTCGCGGATTGCTTCCGCCAGCTTGGCGACATGGCGAACAGCGGATATCGGCGCGTCATACCCGGTATAGGGGATCATCCCGACCTTGATGGCCGAATATCCCATCTCGACGGTTTGCTGGATGTCATCGCAAATAGCTGAAATGTCGCCATCCGCAGCGGCATCTTCGAGGCGTCCGCGCAGTGGATGGGTATAGACCCTGATGCTGTCGCGGACCCGCCCGCCAAGCAACTGCCAGACCGGCACACCCAGGGCTTTCCCCTTGATGTCCCACAGCGCCTGTTCGATGCCTGAAGCCGCACTCATCCCGATGGCGCCCAGCCTCCAGAAGCTGAACCGGGCCATGCGGCTGGCAATATGCTCGATCCGCATCGGATCCTCGCCGACGACCAGTGGCGCCAGATCATCGACGCATCCGGTCACGGCGCGGGTCTTCCATTCCAGCGTTGCCTCGCCCCAGCCCCACAGGCCGGGCTGGTCGGTAACGACTTTGACGAACACCCAGTTGCGAATGTCGGCATTGACCACGATGGTCTTGATCGAGGTGATCTTCATGCGCCGGCGCACCTGATCCGGGCTTCGCCGCCTGCCTGACCGGCAGGCCCTTGCCCGACGAGGCCATTGCTTCGCGCGCCGTGTGCTGCACACATGCGACCGCAATCCCGTCCTGGCGTCTGGATGCCGGACATGTACCACCCCCTTGAAATCCCAACTCGTCTGGCCACTCTGGCTAACCTCGGGAAATTGTTCTATATGCTTCTAGATGTGATCTAGCACAGATCATACCTAGCGTCTAGATGTGATGTAGAAGATTCGAACATGACGGTCGCGGAGACCGCGGATTGGGGAAAAATGACTGTGAAGCACTCGTATCCGTCTGCGCCAACCGAAGTGGCAGCCTCATTGCCGCGCGGTGCGGCGCGGGATGCCGTCGAGGAACTGGGCCGCAGAATCGTCAATGATGTCTACCCCCAGGGCGAACCGATCCCGACCGAGCCGGAACTGGCGGAGTCGCTTGGTGTCAGCCGGACCACCATCCGCGACGCCATCAAGGTTCTGTCCGGCAAGGGCATGATCCGCACGGCGCGGCGATACGGAACCAAGGTCCGCCCGATCAGCGAGTGGCACCTTCTCGATTCCGACGTCATTTCCTGGCACGAGCCGACCCATAGCCGCCTCGGCCAGATGTTCGTGGAAACCACCGAACTGCGCTGCATCTTCGAACCGGCCGCCGCCGAGCTCGCAGCCCAGCGCGCCACGCCCGAGCAGGTGCGGAACATCCTTGAATCGGCGCACGCCCTGCTACCCGGCACATTGAGCACCACCGAGCTCTATGCCGAAGACAGCCGGTTCCACTGCACCATTCTGGATGCCACCTGCAATCTGATGATGCGGCAATTGCGCCCGATGATCATCAGCATCCTGCGGATTTCCTATGAATTCGGCGTGCAGACCGAAAATGGCGGCACCCCGTTTCGCGAAGGTCACATCCGCGTCGCCGAAGCCATTCGCGACCGCAACGGAGCCCTGGCCCGGCATGAAATGGAACATATGCTGGAAGCCAACCGGGAGACCGCCAACGCCTATTGGAGCACGCGCAACGCCCGGGCAACGGGTGGCTAGTCAGAGTCTCTGCCGGCGATCCGCGCGCGACAGGGCGCAGCGTTCTTCGAAAGATCAACCGAGCGCACGCATCCTGTGGGAGATCGGGGCAACGGCCTTGGACGCCACCCGGAACAGGGAAAACCTGTCGTCGTGATAGACCCGCCTTGCGGGATCGGGCCTGTAAAGGGTCCCGGTCTCGCTGACCGTCGCCTGATCCCGGACTGCATGCCACGAAGCCAGCCTGGCCGCACCGGCGAGCCCGGTCTCCGGATTGCCCGGAACCACGACATCCCGGTTCAGCACATCCGCCTTGAGCTGGCACAGCAAGGGGCTCCTGGCCAGGCCTCCGGAAAAACAGACATGGCTGACCGGCGTTCCGATCGCCTCCTCTGCGCGAACCAGAACCTCGCGCGCGAGATAATTGATGCCTTCGGCCACGCCGCGCAGGAAATCCTTGGCGGTGTGGGCGGCACTCAGCCCCAGGAATGCGCCCTTGAGGTCAGGGTCCCACATCGGTGTCCGCTCTCCATCGAGAAAGGGCAGGAAAAGCGGCGCCGGATCACCCGATGCAAAGGCCGCATCGAGAGATGCCTGCAGCGCCATGCCGGGGCTGAACTGGTCCAAGGCCCATTGCAGCCGGGTTGCCGCACCTTGGCTCGGCCCGCCCAGCTGCCAGAGCCCGGGCCCCCACTCCACGCTGAGCAGACCTTCCGCGGACGTCTGCACCCCGCAGATGACGCCCGAGACATCACTGGTTCCCGAAATGCTGTAGCCCACCCCGGCCTTCAGCCCGCCCGAGCCTAGAACGCAGCTCCATGTGTCGATGGAACCGCTGTGAACGGGCCGCCCGGCAAGCTCGGACAGCGGGTAAGCCAGTCCCGGCCGGACCGGCGCAAGCGG
This window harbors:
- a CDS encoding ABC transporter ATP-binding protein, whose amino-acid sequence is MATVEIADLRKSFGAFPVVHGVSMDFKDGEFIILVGPSGCGKSTLLRMIAGLEDVTSGTISIDGRVVNTLSPKERNIAMVFQNYALYPQMTVAQNLGFSLELSKVPKAEIAAKVNESAEILGLTPLLDRKPSQLSGGQRQRVAMGRAIVRDPQVFLFDEPLSNLDANLRVKMRAEIKALHQRLGSTIVYVTHDQIEAMTMADRIVVLRSGNVEQIGTPMELFDYPKNMFVAGFLGSPAMNFLPGKLAADGSATLVLSNGERVALARRPEVGDDGGIVLGVRPQDISLDPEDGTAATVKVIEPTGADTHVLVEIAGQEVTCVLDARLDMKPGDHIRLSFRTPAAHFFDAETEARLEAGFNQDEGHKA
- a CDS encoding carbohydrate ABC transporter permease, with translation MMDDMSSTETPRKRRDPVLIGLWISLVAVALIWLAPVVFITFTSLKSEAEIFSSAAFAFPADVQWSNYSVAWAKGNFNQTFVNSSVITVVKVPLGLLISAMAAYALAQINMGWNKLLLVFVLFGAMIPFQVMLAPLFTLVNSMGLIDTYPGIILPYLAFGVPYQVFILHGFFRAVPKELTEAALIDGASHFTIFRRIFLPVSLPVLSALLILDFVSTWNEFAMALVLLQDKNMWNLPLGLMSYQGQFSNNYGQLNAAIVMTVLPATIVYLIFQRYFVSGLTSGAVKG
- a CDS encoding carbohydrate ABC transporter permease, yielding MPKMDPFRTPRGQAIVLMAPALAVYSLFAIWPMIDVVILSFQDWNGIRDHRDWVGLQNYYHILYNDPVFWVAFQNTVIWTVLSVVFPPLLGLLLALGLNQRLIGRAPLRAIYYLPVIIAPIAVATMWRWMYDPFFGLFTQLLTDMGLSGWVVDWLGDKDVALYSIFVAYVWQSVGFSMVLFLAGLQSVDKSLVDAAHIDGANRREIFKHVTLPALRPTMTIVIVLSTISSLKAFDIVYGMTGGGPAQSTQMLALWAFTQSMQIFDYGRGSAVSVVLLAITLMIVVPYMRWSQRREEEVR
- a CDS encoding ABC transporter substrate-binding protein encodes the protein MTMKLKTTLFGLMAATFLSTAVAGAEELKIWTINYTSEKQVSALTAAEAEFEKLNPGVDVEIVMRGTDEHKTALRVASGSDTGPDIYAYWAGLGLGGEYVQAGMSADLSKYYESYGWGDRLTVPSLAFTESFAEGRHGIPFRFSGEVVYYNKDLFAKAGIEGEPQSYDELKAAAVKLKEAGIPAFTFGGTVNWHVMRLMDVILETTCGAEKHDALMAMESDWATEPCALAAFTEMKWWTDDHFLKPFMGIDNRQATTLWFADRAAMMLEGDWHVPTIDENSEMSKYGMFPFPTGTGRLYGFAEYMYISTKSDKADLAAKFLDMFTSDEFQAAHIGAFGALSVNRNVKQGDDALELHKEWLDVFANAKGTFVNGDQAFPLDVTTEYFRIINELASGNLEPQAAADAMARFIANR
- a CDS encoding enolase C-terminal domain-like protein, with the translated sequence MKITSIKTIVVNADIRNWVFVKVVTDQPGLWGWGEATLEWKTRAVTGCVDDLAPLVVGEDPMRIEHIASRMARFSFWRLGAIGMSAASGIEQALWDIKGKALGVPVWQLLGGRVRDSIRVYTHPLRGRLEDAAADGDISAICDDIQQTVEMGYSAIKVGMIPYTGYDAPISAVRHVAKLAEAIRERVGDDIALMTDFHGRPESTRAAKAFIDVIAPIAPLFVEEPIQPGNARLMAELNRQVGCPLATGERLLQPEQFSDLVEQDAVTYVQPDLAHCMGFSGARRIAAIAEARNVGICPHNPMGPVASAVALQFDAATTNFVIQEECSGLVPWFEDICSAYPVSLVDGCWQLPDAPGTGIEIDETEAARHPFRQERILALDAILPDGTIANW
- a CDS encoding FadR/GntR family transcriptional regulator, whose product is MTVKHSYPSAPTEVAASLPRGAARDAVEELGRRIVNDVYPQGEPIPTEPELAESLGVSRTTIRDAIKVLSGKGMIRTARRYGTKVRPISEWHLLDSDVISWHEPTHSRLGQMFVETTELRCIFEPAAAELAAQRATPEQVRNILESAHALLPGTLSTTELYAEDSRFHCTILDATCNLMMRQLRPMIISILRISYEFGVQTENGGTPFREGHIRVAEAIRDRNGALARHEMEHMLEANRETANAYWSTRNARATGG
- a CDS encoding xylulokinase, with the protein product MARTLAFDLGGSSLKLAIVDETGAFLGQTRVPLDIHTIGDHHYEVDPMDWWRAFEHGCRELAGGGHDFAGIDAVAGCGFTRTQVFLDGMGHVIRPAITFQDSRAAGVVDRTRSEISASGSDAIDTLGPFDPLARLLWLKQEEPEHWARLRKVVEPKDYLNMMLTGVAASDAISQTPMTRAIRASAEDVFAILGMDPAILPDLHSPFDPLAPVRPGLAYPLSELAGRPVHSGSIDTWSCVLGSGGLKAGVGYSISGTSDVSGVICGVQTSAEGLLSVEWGPGLWQLGGPSQGAATRLQWALDQFSPGMALQASLDAAFASGDPAPLFLPFLDGERTPMWDPDLKGAFLGLSAAHTAKDFLRGVAEGINYLAREVLVRAEEAIGTPVSHVCFSGGLARSPLLCQLKADVLNRDVVVPGNPETGLAGAARLASWHAVRDQATVSETGTLYRPDPARRVYHDDRFSLFRVASKAVAPISHRMRALG